Within Limisalsivibrio acetivorans, the genomic segment CAATGCAAGGATAATCGCGGCGACCAATAAGGATCTTAAAACCATCTCACAGAAAGGTGAATTCAGGGAGGATCTTTATTTCAGACTCTCCGTCTTCCCCGTGGAGCTTCCTCCGCTCAGGGAGAGGACGCAGGAGATCGAGCCCTTAGTCAAGTTCTTCATCGAGAAATACTCAGAACGTTTCGGCAAGCTAATCAAAGGTGCGGATAAAAGCTATATAGACAAACTTAAAGGCTACAGCTTTCCGGGGAATATCAGGGAGTTGGAAAATATTGTAGAGCGGAGCATCATCCTTTCCAAATCTGAGAAACTGGGAACCGAGACGCTACCAGACTTCAAGGGATCCCACAAGGGTGTAAGCTCCAGTTTGGATATGAAATCAAACGAGCGTGAGCTTATCGTAAAGGCCCTTGAGAAAACAGAAGGGAACAAGACAAGGGCCGCAGAGATCCTTGGAATATCACGCAGAACACTCCACTCCAAACTTAAGGAGTACGATATCTAACCACCTCTGTTATACCTCTACCAGACTATTATAATATAACAGCCTAAAAGAGTGAAACAACGGAGGCAGCGGCGAAAAGACCGAGCAAAGCTGCGCTAACGGCAAAAATGCCTATCCTGACTTCGAGTATCTCGTTTCTATATGCCTTTTTTCCAGTCATGACAGCCTCCTTTTCCATACAATCGTCCGTCCTTGGTTTATGTTTACAATATACATCTTCTGGACTAGAATAACAGACACAGATAACAGATATTTTGGTATAACAGATGTGGAGAAACTATGGACAGAAAGGAAGGGAAATACCTCTACGAAGAGATACAGGATATAATTCTGGAGCTTGTCAAGAAGGGTGAGCTCAAGGCGGGTGAGAAGGTGCCCTCTCTAAGGAGTATGTCTAAAAAGCTTAATACAAGCGTTACGACTGTAATGAAGGCATATATGGAGCTTGAGCGTAAAGGGTTTCTGGAATCACGCCCGAAGTCGGGCTACTTCCTTAAGGATGCAGAGGTTAAGACACTTCCACTCCCCGATGCCACAACACCAATCCCCGAGCCGAACCCTGTGAGCAAGTTTGACCTCGTTCTACAGCTGTACTACTCCATGGGGAGCCGTGACAGCGTATGCCTGAATGTGGCGGAGCCCCATTTCGAGCTTGTCCCCTCCGACGAGCTTGCAAGGATCATGAAAAAAGCCATATCATCAACACCTAACCACAATGCATACGAATTCATGGGAGGCCAGCCGGAGCTGAAAAGACAGATCGCCTACCATATGCTCAGCTATAACACACGGGTACAGCCGGACAGGATGATGATAACAAACGGCTCCTCCGAGGCTCTATTCATAGCACTCACTATCCTCGCTCGCCCCGGCGATTCTGTTATAGTCGAATCCCCCTGCTTCTTCGGCTACCTCAATACACTCCACGCCCTCGGCATATACGCCCTTGAGATACCCACACACCCCGACAAGGGGATGGATCTTGATGCGCTGGAGCAGTCACTGAACAGATACGATGTGAAGGCCTGCATAACCCAGACAAACTTCAACAATCCACTTGGATACAGCATCCCGCCGGAGAACCGTGACCGAATAGTCGAGATGTGCAGCAAAAGCGGTGTGCCCATAATAGAAGAGGACATATACGGCGACCTCCCCCACGATGGTAAACGCCCTGACACCCTCCTCTCAAGGGACTACGACAACGTTATTTACATATCATCGTTTTCAAAAACCCTAGCACCTGGCTACAGGGTGGGATGGCTGTATTCCGAACGGTACTACACACCTATATTCCGCTACAAGACATCCACAACAGTGGATACCGTCCGCCCTACCCAGCTTGCCATTGCGGAGTTTATGGCCTCCGGCAAGTACGCAAGACACCTTGAGAAGTTCAGAAACGTATGCGCAT encodes:
- a CDS encoding PLP-dependent aminotransferase family protein, with the translated sequence MDRKEGKYLYEEIQDIILELVKKGELKAGEKVPSLRSMSKKLNTSVTTVMKAYMELERKGFLESRPKSGYFLKDAEVKTLPLPDATTPIPEPNPVSKFDLVLQLYYSMGSRDSVCLNVAEPHFELVPSDELARIMKKAISSTPNHNAYEFMGGQPELKRQIAYHMLSYNTRVQPDRMMITNGSSEALFIALTILARPGDSVIVESPCFFGYLNTLHALGIYALEIPTHPDKGMDLDALEQSLNRYDVKACITQTNFNNPLGYSIPPENRDRIVEMCSKSGVPIIEEDIYGDLPHDGKRPDTLLSRDYDNVIYISSFSKTLAPGYRVGWLYSERYYTPIFRYKTSTTVDTVRPTQLAIAEFMASGKYARHLEKFRNVCASNVSLFSMAISKYFPEGTRITRPKGGFILWVELPKGVDTLNIYRRAAHERIHIAPGTIFSSQDRYSNCMRLNCAVPWNERTESALKRLGELGKAEIAGK